One genomic segment of Sorex araneus isolate mSorAra2 chromosome X, mSorAra2.pri, whole genome shotgun sequence includes these proteins:
- the LOC101543610 gene encoding tetratricopeptide repeat protein 30A, whose amino-acid sequence MATGTRLLQAAMAGPGGAQVPDGEFTAVVYRLIRDSRHAEAVQLLSGELQRTPRSRAGLSLLGYCYYRLQEFALAAECYEQLSHLHPELEQYRLYQAQALYKACLYPEATRVAFLLLDNPAYHSQVLRLQAAIKYSEGDLPGARSLVEQVLSGEGGEESAGENDADGQVNLGCLLYKEGQYEAASSKFAAALQTSGYQPDLSYNLALAYYSNRQYASALKHIADIIEHGICQHPELGVGMTTEGIDVRSVGNTLVLHQTALVEAFNLKAAIEYQLRNFEVAQETLTDMPPRAEEELDPVTLHNQALMNMDSRPTEGFEKLQFLLQQNPFPPETFGNLLLLYCKYEYFDLAADVLAENAHLTYKFLTPYLYNFLDAMITCQTAPEEAFIKLDGLAGMLTEQLRRLTKQVQEARHNRDDEAVKKAVNEYDDTLEKYIPVLMAQAKIYWNLENYSMVEKIFRKSVEFCNDHDVWKLNVAHVLFMQENKYKEAIGFYEPIVKKHYDNILNVSAIVLANLCVSYIMTSQNEEAEELMRKIEKEEEQLSYDDPDKKIYHLCIVNLVIGTLYCSKGNYDFGISRVIKSLEPYNKKLGTDTWYYAKRCFLSLLENMSKHMIVLRDSVVQECIQFLEHCEFFGRSIPAIIEQPLEEERMHIGKNTVTYESRQLKALIYEIIGWNI is encoded by the coding sequence ATGGCAACCGGGACGCGCCTCCTGCAGGCGGccatggcagggcctggcggcGCGCAGGTCCCCGATGGCGAGTTCACAGCGGTCGTGTACCGGCTCATCCGCGACTCCCGGCACGCCGAGGCGGTGCAGCTGCTGAGCGGGGAGCTCCAGCGCACCCCCCGCAGCCGCGCCGGCCTCTCGCTGCTGGGCTACTGCTACTACCGCCTGCAGGAGTTCGCGCTGGCAGCAGAGTGCTATGAGCAGCTGAGCCACCTGCACCCAGAGCTGGAGCAGTACCGCCTGTACCAGGCCCAGGCACTCTACAAGGCCTGCCTGTACCCCGAGGCCACGCGGGTCGCCTTCCTGCTCCTGGACAACCCTGCCTACCACAGCCAGGTGCTGCGTCTCCAAGCTGCCATCAAGTACAGCGAGGGTGACCTGCCAGGGGCCAGGAGCCTGGTGGAGCAGGTGCTGAGCGGCGAAGGGGGCGAGGAGAGTGCTGGGGAGAATGATGCCGATGGCCAGGTCAACCTGGGCTGTTTGCTCTACAAGGAGGGCCAGTATGAGGCCGCGAGTTCCAAGTTCGCTGCTGCCCTGCAGACCTCAGGCTATCAGCCTGACCTCTCCTACAACCTGGCTTTGGCCTATTATAGCAATAGGCAGTATGCGTCAGCCTTGAAGCACATCGCAGATATTATTGAACATGGCATCTGCCAGCACCCAGAGCTGGGTGTGGGCATGACCACAGAGGGCATTGACGTTCGCAGTGTGGGCAACACCTTGGTCCTCCACCAGACAGCTCTGGTGGAAGCCTTCAACCTCAAAGCAGCCATCGAATATCAGCTGAGAAACTTTGAAGTGGCCCAGGAAACCCTCACTGACATGCCACCACGGGCTGAGGAAGAGCTGGATCCTGTGACCCTGCACAACCAGGCGCTCATGAACATGGACTCCAGGCCTACAGAAGGCTTCGAAAAACTACAGTTCCTGCTCCAGCAGAACCCCTTCCCCCCAGAGACCTTCGGCAACCTGCTGCTGCTCTACTGCAAGTATGAGTATTTTGACCTAGCCGCAGATGTCCTGGCAGAAAATGCCCATTTGACTTATAAGTTCCTCACACCCTATCTCTACAACTTCTTGGATGCCATGATCACTTGCCAGACAGCTCCTGAAGAGGCCTTTATTAAGCTTGATGGGCTGGCAGGGATGCTGACTGAACAGCTCCGGAGACTTACTAAACAAGTACAGGAAGCAAGACACAATAGAGATGATGAAGCTGTCAAGAAAGCAGTAAATGAATATGATGACACACTTGAGAAGTATATCCCCGTGTTGATGGCCCAAGCCAAAATCTACTGGAACCTGGAAAACTACTCGATGGTGGAGAAGATCTTCCGCAAATCCGTGGAATTCTGTAATGACCACGATGTGTGGAAACTGAACGTGGCTCATGTTCTGTTCATGCAGGAGAACAAATACAAAGAAGCCATTGGGTTTTATGAGCCCATAGTCAAGAAGCATTACGACAACATTCTGAATGTCAGTGCTATTGTGTTGGCTAACCTCTGTGTTTCTTATATCATGACAAGTCAAAATGAAGAAGCCGAGGAGCTGATGAGAAAGATCGAAAAGGAGGAAGAGCAGCTCTCCTACGACGATCCCGATAAAAAAATCTACCATCTTTGCATTGTGAATCTGGTGATAGGGACACTTTATTGTTCCAAAGGGAATTATGACTTTGGTATTTCTCGGGTTATCAAGAGCTTAGAACCTTATAACAAAAAACTTGGAACTGATACCTGGTATTATGCCAAGAGATGCTTCCTGTCCTTACTAGAAAACATGTCAAAACACATGATAGTGCTTCGTGACAGTGTTGTTCAAGAATGTATTCAGTTTCTGGAACATTGTGAATTTTTTGGCAGAAGCATACCTGCCATTATTGAACAACCTCTGGAAGAAGAAAGAATGCATATTGGAAAGAATACAGTCACATACGAATCTAGACAATTAAAAGCTTTGATTTATGAGATTATAGGATGGAATATATAG